A genomic region of Oryza glaberrima chromosome 1, OglaRS2, whole genome shotgun sequence contains the following coding sequences:
- the LOC127760296 gene encoding uncharacterized protein LOC127760296 has product MEQTLDVPRSLRLPTLKAQQQMDEFWRDRQKEIETTKDFSEHAIPMARLKKIASSQKGNMMMTFDMPAFLSKMCELFVQELAVRAWASAQSHNRCIILDTDITEAIASTESYDFLVDILHNHREKHKSTPCSTLTTKRCRLVNQPSTSRPPYQHQLPLFAPTYTPAIPITPSLMPPISHYIPFQYPSLSQEVSTMMASVPIVNRSMLLIHNIARGLGLQGNNISTFANNNIPDNIIGCSSPAVLASMMSPALLDVARASLNPPNSHSICMMNMINSSNPSGSSIGDINVANQASLAPSGHFNPAILQESSCPSFLYNNNNDTTVVVPESVDISGTMDVASDVAGIVINGQEEEHERETNVEQNEIYESIDIGIINASVADGNKCSIRWDELGTADDSLLDKFLEEFQARNDGVLHSGIVLHEDHS; this is encoded by the coding sequence ATGGAGCAAACTTTGGACGTACCTAGATCGTTGAGGCTACCGACGCTAAAGGCTCAACAACAAATGGATGAATTTTGGAGGGATCGACAAAAAGAGATTGAGACAACAAAGGACTTTAGCGAGCATGCGATCCCTATGGCCCGCTTGAAGAAGATCGCATCTTCTCAAAAGGGTAACATGATGATGACCTTTGACATGCCAGCATTCTTATCGAAGATGTGTGAGCTCTTCGTACAAGAACTTGCTGTGCGTGCATGGGCATCTGCTCAATCCCATAACCGTTGCATCATACTAGACACGGATATTACTGAAGCCATTGCCTCCACAGAGTCTTATGACTTTCTTGTTGATATCCTCCATAATCACCGTGAGAAGCACAAATCCACTCCTTGTTCTACACTTACTACAAAGCGTTGTAGGTTAGTCAATCAACCTTCCACATCTCGCCCGCCCTACCAACATCAGCTGCCACTGTTTGCTCCTACATATACTCCAGCCATCCCTATTACTCCTAGTTTAATGCCACCAATTTCTCACTATATACCGTTCCAATATCCATCATTATCACAAGAAGTGTCCACGATGATGGCTTCCGTACCCATAGTGAATAGATCAATGTTGCTCATTCACAACATAGCAAGGGGTCTAGGCTTACAAGGAAACAATATCAGCACATTCGCCAACAATAATATCCCAGACAATATTATTGGTTGTAGTAGCCCCGCGGTTCTTGCAAGTATGATGAGTCCTGCTTTACTAGACGTTGCAAGGGCATCACTAAATCCGCCAAACTCTCACTCCATCTGCATGATGAACATGATCAACTCGAGTAATCCCAGTGGATCTAGCATTGGTGACATTAATGTTGCAAATCAAGCAAGTCTTGCTCCCTCTGGACATTTTAACCCTGCTATCCTTCAAGAGTCCTCATGTCCTTCGTTCTTATATAATAACAACAATGACACGACTGTTGTTGTACCGGAGAGTGTAGATATTAGTGGCACCATGGATGTTGCTAGTGATGTTGCTGGTATAGTTATCAATggtcaagaagaagaacatgagagGGAAACAAATGTTGAGCAAAATGAGATATATGAAAGCATTGATATAGGAATAATCAATGCAAGTGTTGCGGATGGTAATAAATGCAGTATTAGGTGGGATGAATTAGGAACGGCCGATGATTCATTGCTAGATAAATTTTTGGAGGAGTTTCAAGCAAGAAACGACGGTGTTTTGCACAGCGGGATTGTGTTGCATGAAGACCATTCCTAG
- the LOC127765918 gene encoding uncharacterized protein LOC127765918, whose product MGKLLCDSSSAAVAVAEAPSPAPAPPLLTWPTPDPDPPTSWTAVAALEDQQRRRLHRIWERGVAWKPPATLPLPPLVFRLDHAGEVDADGNCLFTAARKAASAKPDARDLRHRIVRRFSHLYAAAQAPDRDAIDAAVRHLYAPDLKAGWGVHVVQELKLLAPKTLRHHLDAAINDLVDLGIQREMAAETIYRERCIAVNNGDSWAKYMSVSGSAEDEHNIITLQYTEEGLLTIDENRDGHAAAFGDDIAIECLATEFKREVYVVQAHGADAMVDEDNCVFFLPHRPRGEICEPPIFLFMKGTAWCGAGADHYEPLIATVLQNVTPDKAAVVL is encoded by the exons ATGGGCAAGCTCCTCTGcgactcctcctccgccgccgtcgccgtcgccgaggcacCTTCCCCTGCCCCTGCGCCCCCGCTCCTCACCTGGCCCACCCCCGACCCCGACCCCCCCACCAGCTggaccgccgtcgccgcgctcgaggaccagcagcgccgccgcctccaccggatCTGGGAGCGCGGCGTCGCCTGGAAGCCCCCCGCcacgctcccgctcccgccccTCGTCTTCCGCCTTGACCACGCCGGGGAGGTCGACGCCGACGGCAACTGCCTCTTCACCGCCGCCCGCAAGGCCGCCTCCGCCAAGCCCGACGCGCGCGACCTCAGGCACCGCATCGTCCGCCGCTTCTCCCACCTCTACGCCGCCGCCCAAGCCCCCGACAGAGACGCCATCGATGCGGCCGTGCGCCACCTCTACGCGCCGGATCTCAAGGCCGGCTGGGGCGTCCACGTCGTGCAGGAGCTCAAGTTGCTCGCGCCCAAGACCCTGCGCCACCACCTCGACGCTGCCATCAACGACCTCGTCGACCTCGGCATCCAAAG GGAAATGGCAGCTGAAACCATATACAGGGAGAGATGCATAGCTGTAAACAATGGAGATAGTTGGGCCAAGTACATGTCTGTCTCTGGTTCCGCAGAGGACGAGCACAACATAATCACTCTACAGTACACAGAGGAAGGCTTACTGACCATCGATGAGAACCGGGATGGCCATGCTGCAGCTTTTGGTGATGATATTGCTATCGAGTGCCTGGCAACCGAGTTCAAGAGAGAAGTTTATGTG GTGCAAGCACATGGAGCGGATGCAATGGTTGACGAGGACAACTGTGTGTTCTTCCTACCACACCGCCCTAGAGGAGAAATTTGCGAGCCAccgatttttcttttcatgaagGGAACAG CATGGTGTGGTGCTGGTGCCGACCATTATGAGCCTTTGATAGCCACTGTCCTCCAGAATGTTACTCCAGACAAGGCAGCTGTTGTACTTTGA
- the LOC127766647 gene encoding probable inactive shikimate kinase like 1, chloroplastic, with amino-acid sequence MAMAMAAMRGAAASLGPGAVSWNSKRFFLSSSSTISRPHRRRLRAFPSSEQTLEELNPSVELLRKTAEAVGDFRKTPIYIVGTDCTAKRNIAKLLANSIIYRYLCSEELLEDVLGGKDALNAFRESDLNGYLEVETEGLKQLTSMGSLVLCCGDGAVMNSTNLGLLRHGVSIWIDIPLELVVNDMLKTQATSDPDSFSEAMSRVRQRHDELKERYGVSDITVSVQNVASQLGYSSIDSVTLEDMVLEIVRQIERLIRAKSMMEAAGKPF; translated from the exons atggcaatggcaatggcggcgatgagaggggcggcggcgagcttgggTCCGGGCGCTGTGTCTTGGAACTCGAAgcgcttcttcctctcctcctcctccaccatcaGCCGcccccatcgtcgtcgtctacGCGCCTTCCCGA GCTCGGAGCAAACTCTGGAGGAGCTTAACCCTTCCGTTGAGCTGCTC AGGAAAACTGCGGAGGCCGTTGGCGATTTCAGGAAAACACCCATCTACATCGTCG GAACCGACTGTACTGCCAAGCGCAACATTGCAAAGCTCCTTGCCAATTCCATCATATACCGCTACCTCTGCAGCGAAGAGCTGCTGGAGGATGTTCTTGGAGGCAAAGATGCCCTCAATGCTTTCCGGGAATCCGACCTCAACGGCTACCTCGAAGTCGAG ACTGAAGGCCTGAAACAGCTCACCTCCATGGGCAGCCTCGTGCTTTGCTGTGGGGATGGTGCTGTCATGAACTCAACCAATCT AGGGCTACTGAGGCATGGAGTCTCCATTTGGATTGATATTCCTCTGGAATTGGTGGTGAATGATATGTTGAAGACACAAGCTACTTCAGACCCTGATTCCTTTTCTGAG GCAATGAGCAGAGTCCGACAGCGACACGATGAACTAAAAGAGCGCTATGGAGTTTCTGATATAACTGTTTCAGTACAAA ATGTGGCATCTCAACTGGGCTACAGTAGCATCGACTCAGTGACCCTAGAGGACATGGTCCTTGAG ATTGTGAGGCAAATAGAGAGGCTGATCCGAGCGAAGTCGATGATGGAAGCTGCTGGGAAGCCCTTCTAA
- the LOC127766656 gene encoding uncharacterized protein LOC127766656, whose amino-acid sequence MAMARSILLLLLLAAAASASADAPFLVAHKKVSLSRPKPGVERLAVSLDLYNQGSATAYDVSINDDTWPKEAFELVSGEMSKTLERLDPGVTASHAFVLETKVQGRFQGSPAVITYRVPTKAALQEAYSTPILALDVLAERPPEKKFEWAKRLVAKYGSLVSVVGLVGVFIYLVASPSKSSGAKASKKRR is encoded by the exons atggcgatggcgcgatccatcctcctccttctcctcctcgccgcagccgcctccgcctccgccgacgcgCCCTTCCTCGTCGCGCACAAGAAGGTTTCGCTCTCCCGCCCCAAGCCTGGCGTCGAGCGCCTCGCCGTCTCCCTCGACCTCTACAACCAGGGATCCGC AACTGCCTATGATGTGAGCATTAATGATGATACTTGGCCAAAGGAGGCATTTGAGCTTGTCTCTGGAGAGATGTCAAAGACATTGGAAAGGCTTGACCC TGGTGTCACTGCTTCGCATGCATTTGTCTTGGAGACCAAAGTACAGGGCAGGTTTCAAGGTTCACCTGCGGTTATTACCTATCGTGTTCCCACAAAGGCTGCGCTTCAG GAGGCCTATTCAACCCCCATCCTTGCACTTGATGTTCTTGCTGAGAGGCCTCCAGAAAAGAAGTTTGAATGG GCTAAG AGGCTTGTGGCGAAGTACGGGTCGCTGGTGTCCGTTGTTGGCTTGGTTGGAGTGTTTATCTACCTGGTTGCAAGCCCGTCAAAATCCAGCGGTGCAAAAGCAAGCAAGAAGAGGCGTTGA
- the LOC127766639 gene encoding DNA excision repair protein CSB: MEDDDDDQRLLHRLGVTSADIHDIERRIISQATTDPADSSGPTINGGHQPDDALAKLHHKLRSVQIEIDAVASTIKGAKLKQPSGNKPHEHKGKDQPDHHGGGHLQQALAADRLTSLRKAKAQIQKEILQSHPSPSASNRKDKMLAMLVQDEPRRKKPPVGPKNIVKRPMKTVTYDDDNDFDAVLDGASAGFMETEREELIRKGLLTPFHKLKGFEKRVELPEPSHRQDDSAGQTEEAMEASRIARVAQSLKQIAQNRPATKLLDSESLPKLDAPAAPFQRLGKPLKRPVSPSSDEQEKKRPRNKTKRPLPGKKWRKANSIKESSLHDNDVGEAAVSVSDDDEDQVTEGSDELTDVTLEGGLRIPGTLYTQLFDYQKVGVQWLWELHCQRAGGIIGDEMGLGKTVQVLSFLGSLHNSGLYKPSIVICPVTLLQQWRREASRWYPKFKVEILHDSANSSSKKSKRSSDSDSEASWDSDQEEAVTRSKPAKKWDDLISRVVSSGSGLLLTTYEQLRILGEKLLDIEWGYAVLDEGHRIRNPNAEITLVCKQLQTVHRIIMTGAPIQNKLSELWSLFDFVFPGKLGVLPVFEAEFSVPITVGGYANATPLQVSTAYRCAVVLRDLVMPYLLRRMKADVNAQLPKKTEHVLFCSLTTEQRATYRAFLASSEVEQIFDGNRNSLYGIDVLRKICNHPDLLEREHAAQNPDYGNPERSGKMKVVEQVLKVWKEQGHRVLLFTQTQQMLDIMENFLTACEYQYRRMDGLTPAKQRMALIDEFNNTDEIFIFILTTKVGGLGTNLTGANRIIIYDPDWNPSTDMQARERAWRIGQTRDVTVYRLITRGTIEEKVYHRQIYKHFLTNKVLKDPQQRRFFKARDMKDLFTLQDDDNNGSTETSNIFSQLSEDVNIGVPSDKQQDQLYAASATPTTSGTEPSSSRHGQGKEDHCPDQADEECNILKSLFDAQGIHSAINHDAIMNANDDQKLRLEAEATQVAQRAAEALRQSRMLRSHESFSVPTWTGRAGAAGAPSSVRRKFGSTLNTQLVNSSQPSETSNGRGQSLQVGALNGKALSSAELLARIRGTREGAASDALEHQLNLGSASNHTSSSSGNGRASSSSTRSMIVQPEVLIRQLCTFIQQHGGSASSTSITEHFKNRILSKDMLLFKNLLKEIATLQRGANGATWVLKPDYQ; encoded by the exons ATggaggacgatgacgatgaccaACGCTTGCTTCACCGCCTTGGTGTCACGTCCGCAGACATCCACGATATTGAAAGGAGAATCATATCACAG GCAACAACTGATCCTGCCGACTCATCTGGACCAACCATCAATGGAGGTCATCAACCTGATGATGCTCTCGCCAAACTGCATCACAAACTGCGCTCTGTGCAAATTGAAATTGATGCTGTAGCCTCCACCATCAAAGGAGCTAAGCTTAAGCAACCATCCGGAAATAAACCACATGAGCATAAAGGCAAGGACCAGCCAGATCATCATGGAGGAGGACACCTCCAGCAAGCCCTTGCTGCCGACCGTCTTACAAGCCTCAGGAAAGCTAAAGCACAGATACAGAAAGAGATACTACAGTCACATCCTTCTCCATCTGCCTCCAATCGAAAAGATAAAATGCTGGCCATGCTGGTCCAAGACGAGCCGAGGCGCAAAAAGCCACCTGTAGGGCCTAAAAACATCGTGAAACGCCCGATGAAAACTGTCACCTATGATGATGACAACGACTTCGATGCAGTGCTTGATGGAGCCTCTGCGGGATTTATGGAAACT GAAAGGGAAGAACTGATCAGGAAGGGTTTGTTGACACCATTCCATAAGTTGAAGGGCTTTGAGAAACGTGTGGAACTACCCGAACCTTCTCATAGACAAGATGATTCTGCGGGACAAACTGAAGAAGCCATGGAAGCTTCCAGGATTGCTAGAGTTGCTCAGTCGCTAAAGCAGATTGCACAGAACCGCCCAGCAACCAAATTGCTTGATTCAGAGTCTTTACCTAAGCTAGATGCACCTGCTGCCCCATTTCAGAGACTTGGAAAACCCCTAAAGCGTCCTGTCTCTCCCAGTTCAGATGAGCAGGAAAAGAAGAGACCAAGAAATAAGACCAAAAGACCACTGCCTGGCAAGAAATGGAGGAAAGCAAACTCAATTAAGGAATCATCATTGCATG ACAACGATGTTGGAGAGGCAGCTGTGTCAGTttcagatgatgatgaagatcaAGTTACAGAAGGCTCTGATGAGTTAACTGATGTTACCCTTGAAGGAGGTTTGAGAATTCCTGGCACACTTTACACGCAACTATTTGACTACCAGAAAGTGGGAGTGCAGTGGCTATGGGAGTTGCATTGTCAAAGGGCTGGTGGAATAATTGGAGATGAAATGGGCCTGGGAAAGACTGTGCAGGTCTTGTCATTTCTTGGTTCCTTGCATAACAGTGGGCTCTACAAGCCTAGCATTGTTATTTGTCCTGTAACCCTTTTGCAACAGTGGCGAAGGGAGGCCAGTAGATGGTATCCAAAGTTCAAGGTTGAGATCTTACATGACTCTGCAAACAGTTCATCTAAAAAGAGCAAGAGGTCTAGTGATTCTGACAGTGAAGCTTCCTGGGATAGTGATCAGGAAGAAGCGGTTACACGTTCAAAACCTGCAAAGAAGTGGGATGACTTGATTTCACGTGTTGTGAGTTCAGGATCAGGTTTGCTTCTGACCACATATGAGCAGTTAAGGATCCTAGGGGAGAAGTTGCTTGATATAGAATGGGGATATGCTGTATTGGATGAGGGTCACCGCATTAGGAATCCTAATGCTGAGATTACTCTTGTGTGCAAGCAATTGCAGACCGTGCACAGGATAATTATGACAGGTGCACCTATTCAAAACAAACTTTCGGAGCTTTGGTCTCTCTTTGATTTTGTGTTCCCTGGAAAACTAGGTGTCCTGCCTGTGTTTGAGGCTGAGTTTTCTGTTCCAATTACTGTTGGTGGGTACGCTAATGCAACACCATTGCAAGTGTCCACGGCGTATCGATGTGCTGTTGTCCTACGTGACCTGGTCATGCCGTACCTTCTTAGAAGAATGAAAGCTGATGTCAATGCACAGCTTCCCAAGAAAACAGAGCATGTTCTTTTCTGTAGTCTAACTACTGAGCAACGTGCTACTTATCGTGCATTTCTTGCTAGTTCGGAGGTGGAACAAATCTTTGATGGTAACAGAAATTCCCTTTATGGGATAGATGTTCTAAGGAAGATATGCAATCATCCTGATCTACTTGAGAGAGAACATGCTGCTCAGAATCCTGACTATGGGAATCCTGAAAGAAGTGGAAAGATGAAAGTGGTTGAGCAAGTTCTTAAAGTATGGAAAGAACAAGGTCATCGTGTTCTTCTTTTCACTCAGACACAACAAATGCTTGACATTATGGAGAACTTCTTGACAGCTTGCGAATACCAATACCGAAGAATGGATGGACTTACACCTGCAAAGCAAAGAATGGCACTTATTGATGAATTCAATAACACAGatgaaatttttattttcattctgACCACGAAAGTTGGTGGACTGGGTACGAATTTGACTGGTGCAAACCGGATTATTATATATGATCCTGACTGGAATCCTTCAACTGACATGCAG GCTAGGGAACGTGCATGGCGAATTGGGCAAACTAGAGATGTGACAGTTTATAGACTGATCACGCGTGGGACAATAGAGGAGAAAGTCTACCATCGTCAGATATACAAGCATTTCCTCACAAACAAAGTACTGAAAGACCCTCAGCAGAGGCGGTTTTTTAAAGCCAGAGACATGAAGGATTTGTTTACGCTGCAAGATGATGACAATAATGGCTCAActgaaacatcaaatattttcaGCCAATTGTCTGAGGATGTGAATATCGGAGTTCCGAGTGACAAGCAACAAGACCAGCTATATGCAGCCTCTGCTACACCGACAACCTCTGGGACTGAACCGAGCTCATCCAGGCATGGACAGGGTAAAGAAGATCATTGCCCTGACCAAGCAGATGAAGAATGCAACATTTTGAAGAGCCTTTTTGATGCTCAAGGCATTCAT AGTGCGATCAATCATGATGCCATAATGAATGCTAATGATGACCAGAAGCTGCGCCTAGAAGCAGAAGCTACACAGGTGGCACAAAGGGCAGCTGAAGCTTTACGCCAATCACGGATGCTCAGAAGTCATGAAAGTTTTTCTGTTCCTACATGGACTGGAAGAGCTGGTGCTGCGGGGGCACCATCCTCTGTCCGCAGGAAGTTTGGGTCAACACTCAATACCCAGTTGGTTAATTCTTCTCAGCCATCAGAAACTTCAAATGGCAGGGGCCAAAGTCTTCAGGTGGGTGCTCTAAATGGCAAAGCACTGTCCTCCGCTGAGCTTCTGGCCAGGATACGTGGAACCCGAGAGGGAGCAGCTTCAGATGCACTAGAACATCAACTCAACCTGGGATCAGCTTCCAATCACACATCGAGTTCATCAGGGAATGGCCGTGCATCAAGCTCTTCTACTAGGAGCATGATCGTACAGCCTGAAGTCCTAATCCGCCAATTGTGCACCTTCATACAGCAGCATGGTGGTTCCGCCAGCTCAACAAGTATAACTGAACACTTCAAGAACCGGATACTGTCCAAGGATATGCTGCTGTTTAAGAATCTGCTGAAGGAAAtagctacgttgcaaagaggtGCAAATGGTGCAACGTGGGTGCTGAAACCTGACTACCAGTAA
- the LOC127773562 gene encoding light-regulated protein, chloroplastic: MQTAASSVVGLSAVLPAAVKGRSLQIQAPRRVALRVRAAAAAVAVEAAEVDYSSNISVFPMEACDLIGGEACNVQMYPEAKLSSSAAVAVSRAAAEEVDRDYLSYDEPTTVFPEEACDDLGGEFCKAT, from the exons atgcagacCGCTGCTAGCAGTGTCGTTGGATTGTCGGCTGTGTTGCCCGCTGCTGTGAAGGGGCGCAGCCTGCAGATTCAGGCTCCTCGCCGTGTTGCGTTGCGCgttcgtgcggcggcggcggcggtggcagtggaGGCTGCGGAGGTGGACTACAGCTCTAACATCTC GGTGTTTCCGATGGAGGCGTGCGACCtcatcggcggcgaggcgtgcaACGTGCAGATGTACCCAGAAGCCAAGCTCTCATCATCGGCTGCTGTTGCTGTTTctcgtgcggcggcggaggaagtcGACAGGGACTACCTATCCTACGACGAGCCCaccac GGTGTTCCCCGAGGAGGCGTGCGACGATCTGGGCGGAGAGTTCTGCAAGGCCACCTGA
- the LOC127773553 gene encoding vacuolar protein sorting-associated protein 60.1-like: MKKIFGAKKSKDPPPSIQDATERINKRGESVDDKIKKLDEELGRYKEQIRKTRPGPSQDAIKARAIRLLKHKRMYEEQRNMLYNQTYNLDQVAFAADGLKDAQQTMNAMKAANKELKGMMKTVKIEDIDNMQDEMTDLMDVSNEIQESLGRSYNIPDDVDEEELMGELDALEADMEFESSAVPSYLQPDKESDFDAELNLPAAPTAPAAVPVSRQQVDELGLPAVPRASIRS, translated from the exons ATGAAGAAGATCTTTGGAGCCAAGAAGAGCAAGGACCCGCCCCCATCCATCCAGGACGCCACCGAACGA ATCAACAAGAGGGGGGAGAGCGTGGACGACAAGATCAAGAAGCTGGACGAAGAGCTCGGCCGTTACAAGGAGCAGATCAGGAAGACACGCCCTGGACCCTCCCAGGACGCCATTAAGGCCCGCGCCATCAGGCTTCTCAAGCACAAGCGCAT GTACGAAGAACAGCGCAACATGCTCTACAACCAGACCTATAATCTCGACCAAGTCGCTTTCGCTGCCGATGGCCTCAAAGACGCTCAGCAGACC ATGAATGCCATGAAGGCCGCCAATAAAGAGCTCAAGGGAATGATGAAGACAGTCAAGATTGAGGACATCGAT AATATGCAAGATGAAATGACTGACCTGATGGATGTGAGCAACGAAATACAAGAATCCCTTGGTAGAAGCTACAACATCCCTGACGATGTTGATGAGGAAGAACTAATGGGAG AACTGGATGCTTTGGAGGCTGATATGGAGTTTGAGTCAAGTGCAGTCCCATCGTATCTTCAACCAGACAAGGAATCCGATTTCGATGCAGAGCTTAATTTGCCAGCTGCACCTACCGCTCCTGCAGCAGTCCCAGTAAGCAGGCAGCAG GTGGATGAGCTAGGATTGCCAGCAGTCCCTCGAGCATCAATCCGCAGTTAG